A segment of the Actinomyces sp. oral taxon 171 str. F0337 genome:
ACTCCTGTGCGGGCGGCTCGGACCGCCCTGACGATCGTACGATTCCGGTCAACCTGGTGGCTGCCGGAAGCCGTGCCGCTCCGGCCGCCGGGGGCGGCGGGCGCTGCACGACCTGCCCCATCCTAGGGGACTCCTCCTCACGAGACGACGCCTGGGCACGCCCCGAACGAGACCTACCCCACCAACACCGACCGCCCCCGCCTCCCGCAAGAGGGCTGACACCAACTCATCGCGTGCAAGAATGCGGAGGTGACTACCTCCAACGCAACGCAGACCGGGGACCCCACCCCGGTGTCCCCGGTCACCGACACCTGGCTCGTCATTCCCTTGTACAACGAGGCGACCGTCGTGCGCGAGGTCATCTCCCAGGCTCGCAAGATCTTCCCTTACGTCGTCGTCGTCGACGACGGCTCCAAGGACGCCTCGGCCCAAGAGGCTGCAGCCGCGGGGGCCGTCGTCGTGCGCCACCCGGTCAACCTGGGTCAGGGAGCAGCGCTGCAGACGGGCTTCTCCTACGTCCTGGAGAAGACCAACGCCGACTACATCGTCACTTTCGACGCCGACGGCCAGCACTCCACCACGGACGCCGCCGCCATGGTCGCGGCGGCGCGCGATGAGGGGCTCGCCGTCGTCCTCGGCTCACGCTTCCTTGAGGGCCCCTCCCCGGTGGGCTGGCTCAAACGGGTCGTCCTGCGCACGGCGGCGGCCGTCAGCTCGCACACCTCCGGCATGCGTCTGACCGATGCCCACAACGGCCTGCGGGTGATCCGCCGCGACGTCCTGGCGCAGCTCGACCTCAAGCAGAACCGGATGGCGCACGCCAGCGAGATCATTCGCGAGATCGGCGCCACCGGCATGCCCTGGCGCGAGTTCCCGGTACACATCGTCTACACCGACTACTCCCGCTCCAAGGGCCAGTCCCTGTGGAACTCGGTCAACATCCTGGTCGACCTGCTCTTCACCTGAGTCCGATACGGAAGGCACAGCCCATGACTCATCAGTTTGCCGCCCAGGTCACGCCGATCACGAACCACCAGTTCTACATCCAGGCCGCCCTGATCCTGGCCGTGATCGCCGTCGGCTGGATGATGCTGCGCACCCCCGGCGGGGCCCGTCATATGGCCGCCCGGAGGCTGGTCACCCTGGCCTTCGTGGCCTTCGCCGTCTTCAACATCACCTTCCCCTGGGTGATGA
Coding sequences within it:
- a CDS encoding glycosyltransferase family 2 protein, which translates into the protein MTTSNATQTGDPTPVSPVTDTWLVIPLYNEATVVREVISQARKIFPYVVVVDDGSKDASAQEAAAAGAVVVRHPVNLGQGAALQTGFSYVLEKTNADYIVTFDADGQHSTTDAAAMVAAARDEGLAVVLGSRFLEGPSPVGWLKRVVLRTAAAVSSHTSGMRLTDAHNGLRVIRRDVLAQLDLKQNRMAHASEIIREIGATGMPWREFPVHIVYTDYSRSKGQSLWNSVNILVDLLFT